A stretch of the Mesorhizobium huakuii genome encodes the following:
- a CDS encoding ParB/RepB/Spo0J family partition protein, translating into MSEDLSRKRLGRGLAALIGEIDRPAAPEKPGMSADGKVPIEFLSPNPKNPRRHFGDAELTDLAQSIREHGVVQPVVARPSPTQAGRYEIIAGERRWRAAQRAGLSEIPVIIREVNDRTALELAIIENVQRADLNAVEEAQGYQQLIDEHGYTQADLGNVIGKSRSHVANTLRLLKLPEVIRDMLVDGALSAGHARTLVTAEDPAGLAKRIVEEGLSVRQAEALAQMPAGPTPAKPKQAQAAPEKDTDTLALEKLLTDTIGMIVAIDHKGKGGELRVSYRSLEQLDELCRRLKQER; encoded by the coding sequence ATGAGCGAAGACCTTTCGAGGAAAAGACTGGGCCGTGGCCTGGCAGCACTGATCGGCGAGATCGATCGCCCGGCGGCACCGGAAAAGCCCGGCATGAGCGCCGACGGCAAGGTGCCGATCGAGTTCCTCAGCCCCAATCCGAAAAATCCGCGCCGGCATTTTGGCGACGCCGAACTGACCGACCTCGCCCAGTCGATCCGCGAACATGGCGTGGTGCAGCCGGTGGTGGCGCGGCCGTCGCCGACGCAGGCGGGCCGCTACGAGATCATCGCCGGTGAGCGGCGCTGGCGGGCGGCCCAGCGCGCCGGGCTGAGCGAGATCCCGGTCATCATCCGCGAGGTCAATGACCGCACCGCGCTCGAGCTGGCGATCATCGAGAACGTCCAACGCGCCGATCTCAACGCGGTCGAGGAGGCGCAGGGCTACCAGCAGCTGATCGACGAGCACGGCTACACCCAGGCCGATCTCGGCAATGTCATCGGCAAGAGCCGCAGCCATGTCGCCAACACGCTCAGGCTGCTGAAGCTGCCGGAGGTGATCCGCGACATGCTGGTCGACGGCGCGCTGTCGGCCGGCCACGCCCGCACGCTGGTGACGGCCGAGGATCCGGCCGGCCTTGCCAAGCGCATCGTCGAAGAGGGCCTTTCGGTGCGCCAGGCCGAAGCGCTGGCGCAGATGCCGGCCGGCCCGACGCCGGCCAAGCCAAAACAGGCGCAGGCCGCGCCGGAAAAGGACACCGACACGCTGGCGCTGGAAAAGCTGCTGACCGATACGATCGGCATGATCGTGGCCATCGATCACAAGGGCAAGGGCGGCGAACTGCGGGTGTCCTATCGGTCGCTGGAGCAGCTGGATGAGCTGTGCCGGAGATTGAAGCAGGAGCGGTAG
- a CDS encoding ParA family protein has translation MMKNGPRIITVANQKGGVGKTTTAINLATALAAIGEKVLIVDLDPQGNASTGLGIDRKDRTVSSYDVLTGELELEAAAIPTAVPGLSIVPSTLDLLGIEMEIASAPDRVLRLRNALNAATARAAGFGYVLIDCPPSLNLLTLNSMAAADSVLVPLQCEFFALEGLSQLLETVEQVRRSINPDLTIQGIVLTMYDGRNNLANQVVQDVRQHMGDKVYETIIPRNVRVSEAPSYGKPAILYDLKCSGSQAYLQLASEVIRRERKLRAA, from the coding sequence ATGATGAAAAACGGCCCCCGAATCATCACCGTAGCCAACCAGAAGGGCGGGGTCGGCAAGACCACCACCGCCATCAATCTGGCCACCGCTTTGGCCGCGATCGGCGAAAAGGTGCTGATCGTCGACCTTGATCCGCAAGGCAACGCCAGCACCGGCCTCGGCATCGACCGCAAGGACCGCACCGTCTCTTCCTATGACGTTCTGACCGGCGAATTGGAGCTGGAGGCCGCGGCCATCCCGACCGCGGTGCCGGGCCTGTCGATCGTGCCGTCGACGCTCGATCTGCTTGGCATCGAAATGGAGATCGCCTCGGCGCCCGACCGCGTGCTGCGGCTGCGCAATGCCTTGAATGCCGCAACGGCGCGTGCAGCCGGCTTCGGCTATGTGCTGATCGACTGCCCGCCGTCGCTCAATCTTCTCACGCTCAATTCGATGGCGGCGGCCGATTCGGTGCTGGTGCCACTGCAATGCGAGTTCTTCGCGCTCGAAGGCTTGAGCCAGTTGCTGGAAACCGTCGAGCAGGTGCGCCGCTCGATCAATCCGGACCTCACCATCCAGGGCATCGTGCTGACCATGTATGACGGCCGCAACAATCTCGCCAACCAGGTGGTGCAGGATGTCCGCCAGCATATGGGCGACAAGGTCTACGAGACCATCATTCCGCGCAATGTGCGGGTGTCGGAGGCGCCATCCTACGGCAAGCCCGCGATCCTCTATGATTTGAAGTGTTCTGGAAGCCAGGCCTATCTGCAGCTGGCCTCGGAAGTGATCCGCCGCGAGCGCAAATTGCGCGCCGCTTGA